Proteins encoded by one window of Planctomycetia bacterium:
- a CDS encoding peptidoglycan-binding protein, with the protein MPFDGGIQIIGPNGTVDILCMTCMRPIPAADRQAGFLNDCRDCHERKTGTGKYAAGGGGFASAGLPMIRIGSTGPSVAYCQNLLNARLPPPPLWVDGIFGPKTDASVRTFQMSRQLMVDGIVGPQTWAALEAGPPPISRRPG; encoded by the coding sequence ATGCCCTTTGATGGCGGAATTCAGATTATCGGGCCTAACGGCACCGTGGATATCCTGTGCATGACCTGCATGCGGCCGATTCCTGCAGCGGATCGGCAAGCAGGTTTTTTGAACGATTGCCGCGATTGCCATGAACGCAAAACCGGGACCGGCAAGTACGCGGCGGGCGGAGGCGGCTTTGCCAGTGCGGGGCTGCCGATGATTCGGATCGGGTCGACCGGGCCGTCCGTGGCGTACTGCCAAAACCTGCTGAACGCGCGGCTGCCGCCGCCCCCGTTGTGGGTCGACGGGATTTTTGGTCCCAAAACGGACGCCAGCGTGCGCACGTTTCAGATGTCGCGACAACTCATGGTCGACGGCATCGTCGGTCCGCAAACCTGGGCCGCCTTGGAAGCCGGCCCGCCCCCGATCTCGCGTCGACCTGGGTAG
- the rfbD gene encoding dTDP-4-dehydrorhamnose reductase, protein MDRCIVETFRSMSPPPHDIANTTKPIAVIGAAGQLGGWLCQLLGERARPFDLPELDITDRGAVLRVLLAARPAAIVNCAAYTNVDRAEAESDVCFAVNATAVGHLAEAAAELDCLLVQISTDYVFGNALGDNSRPWRETDVPAPRGVYAESKRAGELAAFRAPQHIVVRTCGLYGHPTLVDQAKNFVEAILRKAERGESLRVVNNQVCSPSFVGDVADAICWLLEAEFTGIVHVTNAGATNWYDFAREILALRGLSVPIEAISTEEFNAPAPRPAYSVLDGAKYALLRGAAMPSIYAALQAYLSWREHELERRQC, encoded by the coding sequence ATGGATCGATGCATCGTCGAGACATTCCGTAGTATGTCGCCCCCACCGCACGACATCGCGAACACGACGAAGCCAATCGCCGTCATCGGCGCGGCTGGCCAACTTGGCGGTTGGCTGTGCCAGTTGCTAGGCGAGCGCGCTCGGCCGTTCGACCTGCCGGAGTTGGATATTACCGATCGAGGCGCCGTGTTGCGCGTGTTGTTGGCAGCGCGGCCGGCGGCGATCGTCAATTGCGCGGCGTATACCAACGTGGACCGCGCGGAAGCGGAGTCAGACGTCTGTTTCGCGGTGAATGCGACGGCCGTTGGACATCTGGCGGAAGCAGCCGCGGAGCTGGATTGCCTGTTGGTGCAGATCAGTACGGATTATGTGTTCGGCAATGCGCTTGGCGACAATTCTCGACCTTGGCGGGAAACGGATGTGCCGGCGCCGCGCGGCGTCTATGCCGAAAGCAAGCGCGCCGGGGAGCTTGCCGCGTTCCGCGCTCCGCAGCATATAGTTGTCCGCACCTGCGGTCTATATGGACATCCGACGCTCGTCGATCAAGCGAAGAACTTCGTTGAAGCGATCCTGCGCAAGGCCGAACGTGGCGAATCCTTGCGTGTCGTCAACAATCAGGTTTGCTCGCCGAGCTTTGTCGGCGACGTGGCCGACGCGATTTGCTGGCTACTGGAAGCGGAGTTCACCGGGATTGTTCACGTCACGAATGCAGGCGCTACGAACTGGTACGACTTTGCGCGAGAGATTCTGGCCTTGCGCGGACTGAGCGTGCCAATCGAGGCGATTTCCACGGAAGAGTTCAACGCGCCGGCGCCGCGGCCAGCATATAGCGTGCTGGATGGCGCCAAGTATGCGTTATTGCGCGGCGCGGCGATGCCGAGCATTTATGCCGCGCTGCAGGCGTATCTAAGCTGGCGCGAGCATGAGTTGGAAAGGCGCCAATGCTAG
- a CDS encoding TIGR00266 family protein: MSADTGWYYAQNQQSVGPMPLEELIRLLPSVGGESTLVFGPGLANWLEARHVAAIRESLRGNATPPSPPPTQYTTRRAHEIDYEIFGSEMQYVEITLDPQETVIAEAGGMMYMSRGIEMKTVFGDPSAEQTGFFGKLMSAGKRVLTGESLFMTTFTAIGGGREQIAFAAPYPGKLVPMHLDELGGELICQKDSFLCAAKGVQIGIAFQKKIGVGLFGGEGFIMQRLTGDGIAIVHAGGTLMQRKLNAGETLRIDTGCIVAMTRSVTYDIQFTGGFKNTLFGGEGLFLATLTGPGDIWLQSLPISRLAGRILMYAPQSGGSKGEGSLLGQLGGLLDGDNS; encoded by the coding sequence ATGTCCGCTGATACCGGTTGGTACTACGCCCAGAATCAGCAATCCGTCGGCCCGATGCCGCTGGAGGAATTGATTCGCCTGCTCCCGTCGGTCGGCGGGGAAAGCACGCTGGTCTTCGGGCCGGGCCTGGCCAATTGGCTCGAAGCGCGGCACGTGGCGGCGATCCGCGAATCGCTCCGCGGCAATGCAACTCCGCCCAGCCCTCCGCCAACGCAGTACACCACGCGCCGCGCGCATGAGATCGACTATGAGATCTTCGGCAGCGAAATGCAGTACGTCGAGATCACGCTCGACCCGCAGGAGACGGTCATCGCTGAGGCCGGCGGCATGATGTACATGTCGCGCGGGATCGAAATGAAGACCGTCTTCGGCGATCCCTCGGCGGAGCAGACCGGCTTCTTCGGCAAACTGATGTCGGCCGGCAAGCGCGTGCTGACCGGCGAATCGCTGTTCATGACCACATTCACGGCCATCGGCGGAGGCCGCGAGCAGATCGCCTTCGCGGCGCCGTATCCCGGCAAGCTCGTGCCGATGCATCTCGATGAACTGGGCGGCGAATTGATTTGCCAGAAGGATTCGTTCCTGTGCGCCGCGAAAGGCGTGCAGATCGGCATCGCGTTTCAGAAAAAGATCGGCGTCGGCCTCTTCGGCGGCGAAGGCTTTATCATGCAGCGCCTCACCGGCGACGGCATCGCCATCGTCCACGCCGGCGGCACGCTGATGCAGCGCAAACTGAACGCCGGCGAAACGCTCCGCATCGACACCGGCTGCATCGTCGCGATGACGCGCAGCGTCACCTACGACATCCAATTCACCGGCGGCTTCAAGAATACGCTCTTCGGCGGCGAAGGCCTGTTCCTCGCCACCCTCACCGGCCCCGGCGATATCTGGCTGCAATCGCTGCCGATTTCAAGACTCGCCGGCCGCATCCTGATGTACGCCCCGCAAAGCGGCGGCAGCAAAGGCGAAGGCTCCCTCCTCGGCCAACTCGGCGGCCTCCTCGACGGCGACAATAGCTGA
- a CDS encoding PQQ-binding-like beta-propeller repeat protein — protein sequence MLNFKRAFVFVVGTLALMVGTSSQAQHRLVTQGEGQLVIFDAQGDVEWRMPWEGIHDVHVLANGNLLVQQGASTIAEIDRAKLQVVWKYDSSTSNGNAGKQVEVHAFQPLGDGRLMIAESGPGRIIEIDRDGKLLHEIKLKLDHPDPHTDTRLARKLANGHYLVCHEGDGFVREYDRDGAVVWEYEAPLFGRESQPGHGPEAFGNKCFAAVRLANGNTLISTGNGHSVLEVTPDAEIVWQLQQRDLPGITLAWVTTLEVLPNGHYVIGNCHAGPGQPLLIEIDPTSKEVVWALDKFDLLGNSVSNSLLLDVTGSLR from the coding sequence ATGTTGAACTTCAAACGGGCATTCGTTTTTGTCGTCGGAACATTGGCCTTGATGGTCGGGACTTCGTCACAGGCTCAGCATCGCCTGGTGACGCAAGGCGAGGGGCAACTCGTCATCTTCGACGCCCAGGGCGACGTGGAATGGCGAATGCCGTGGGAAGGCATTCACGACGTCCATGTCCTGGCGAATGGAAACTTGCTCGTCCAGCAAGGCGCGAGCACGATTGCCGAGATCGATCGAGCAAAGTTGCAGGTGGTTTGGAAGTACGACTCCTCGACCTCCAACGGCAACGCCGGGAAGCAGGTCGAAGTGCACGCTTTCCAGCCGCTCGGCGACGGACGGTTGATGATTGCCGAGAGCGGACCTGGACGGATCATCGAAATCGATCGCGACGGAAAACTGCTGCACGAGATCAAGCTCAAGCTCGATCACCCCGATCCGCACACGGATACGCGTTTGGCGCGAAAGCTCGCCAATGGGCATTACCTGGTCTGCCACGAGGGAGATGGCTTCGTGCGGGAATATGATCGCGACGGGGCGGTGGTCTGGGAGTACGAGGCGCCGCTGTTTGGCAGAGAATCACAGCCTGGTCATGGCCCGGAAGCCTTTGGAAATAAGTGCTTCGCCGCGGTGCGCCTGGCGAATGGAAACACGTTAATCTCCACGGGCAACGGCCATTCCGTGCTGGAAGTGACGCCAGACGCTGAAATTGTTTGGCAGCTTCAGCAGCGCGATCTACCAGGAATTACGCTCGCCTGGGTGACGACGCTCGAGGTGTTGCCCAACGGGCACTACGTGATCGGCAACTGCCACGCTGGGCCTGGTCAACCGTTGTTGATTGAAATCGATCCGACGAGCAAGGAAGTCGTTTGGGCGTTGGACAAGTTCGACTTGCTCGGCAATTCTGTTTCCAATTCGCTGTTGCTCGATGTCACAGGCAGCCTGCGCTAG